Proteins from a single region of Mytilus trossulus isolate FHL-02 chromosome 2, PNRI_Mtr1.1.1.hap1, whole genome shotgun sequence:
- the LOC134705456 gene encoding uncharacterized protein LOC134705456 yields the protein MAYIESWKKLTLLNKCLFVLTFVATLSLVLGIGTPFWLTVSIPDDFAAKVYIKPSKLLVDLLETNHYIGLWQWCFGGNGCIDLGLIAKFGSEKEYDYQWEKDWYEKAKKIIGYWIATRVFAAIGFISGVLVTIMLLWFIFRGTGNNHCQGRTVIGCFVTGGFLVISVAVFGSGIYNNSDMFLLHRLDIIHHLSFSFGMTCIAAILYTIIGTVLILMSCTGGSERRGRHRRAATNGDTLGKF from the exons ATGGCGTATATTGAAAGTTGGAAAAAGCTGACACTTTTAAACAAATGCCTTTTCGTTTTAACATTTGTAGCAACATTATCGCTTGTTCTTGGAATTGGCACACCTTTCTGGCTGACTGTCAGTATACCTGATGATTTTGCCGCTAAGGTTTATATCAAACCAAGCAAATTACTAGTCGATTTGCTTGAAACAAACCATTACATTGGGCTATGGCAATGGTGCTTCGGTGGCAATGGTTGTATTGACTTAGGATTAATTGCTAAGTTTGGATCCGAGAAAGAATACGATTATCAATGGGAGAAAGATTGGTACGAAAAAGCCAAGAAGATTATTG GTTACTGGATAGCAACACGAGTGTTTGCAGCTATTGGATTTATAAGTGGTGTTTTGGTGACAATTATGCTGCTCTGGTTTATATTTAGAGGAACAGGAAACAACCATTGTCAAGGTCGAACTGTAATTGGATGCTTTGTAACTG GAGGTTTTCTTGTGATATCTGTGGCTGTGTTTGGTTCTGGAATCTACAATAATTCAGACATGTTCCTCTTACACCGTCTGGATATCATTCATCATCTGAGCTTTTCTTTTGGGATGACGTGTATTGCAGCCATATTGTACACAATCATTGGAACTGTTCTAATATTAATGTCATGTACGGGAGGTTCTGAACGAAGAGGAAGACACAGACGAGCAGCAACGAATGGAGATACACTTGGAAAGttttaa